Proteins encoded within one genomic window of Nitrospira sp. CR1.1:
- the tuf gene encoding elongation factor Tu has product MAKAKFERRKPHVNIGTIGHVDHGKTTLTSALTKICSDRGMAKFVSYDEVAKASESQGRRDASKIMTIAISHVEYETDNRHYAHVDCPGHADYVKNMITGAAQMDGAILVVSAADGPMPQTREHILLARQVGVPYIVVFLNKADKVDDKELLELVELEVRELLTKYDFPGDKIPIVQGSALKAVEGDQGPLGVPSILKLLDAVDTYIPTPTRAIDKPFLMPIEDVFTISGRGTVVTGRCEKGIVKVGDEIEIVGLRPTQTTIVTGVEMFRKVLDEGQAGDNIGVLLRGTKKEDVERGMVLAKPKSITPHTKFKAEIYVLTKEEGGRHTPFFNGYRPQFYFRTTDVTGIVTLAAGVEMVMPGDNVTVTGELISPIAMDQGLRFAVREGGKTVGSGVVTEILA; this is encoded by the coding sequence ATGGCGAAGGCGAAATTTGAGCGACGAAAGCCGCACGTGAACATCGGGACGATCGGGCACGTGGACCATGGCAAGACGACGCTGACGAGTGCGTTGACCAAGATCTGTTCGGATCGCGGGATGGCGAAATTTGTCAGTTACGACGAAGTGGCCAAGGCGAGCGAGAGCCAGGGGCGCCGCGATGCCAGCAAGATCATGACGATCGCGATCAGCCACGTCGAGTATGAGACGGACAACCGGCACTATGCGCACGTAGACTGCCCGGGCCACGCCGACTATGTGAAGAACATGATCACCGGCGCCGCGCAGATGGATGGGGCGATCCTGGTGGTCAGTGCCGCCGACGGCCCGATGCCGCAGACCCGGGAGCACATTTTGTTGGCGCGCCAAGTCGGCGTCCCCTACATCGTGGTGTTCCTGAACAAGGCGGACAAGGTCGATGACAAGGAATTGCTCGAGTTGGTCGAGCTCGAAGTGCGGGAGTTGCTGACCAAGTACGACTTCCCGGGCGACAAGATTCCGATCGTGCAAGGGTCGGCCTTGAAAGCGGTCGAAGGCGATCAGGGACCATTGGGGGTGCCGTCCATCTTGAAGTTGTTGGACGCGGTTGATACCTACATTCCGACCCCGACGCGCGCCATTGATAAGCCGTTCTTGATGCCGATTGAAGACGTGTTCACGATCAGTGGGCGCGGCACGGTCGTCACAGGTCGGTGCGAAAAGGGCATTGTGAAGGTCGGCGACGAAATCGAAATCGTCGGGTTGCGGCCGACGCAGACGACGATCGTGACGGGTGTCGAAATGTTCCGCAAGGTGCTGGACGAGGGGCAGGCGGGCGACAACATCGGAGTCTTGCTGCGCGGCACGAAGAAGGAAGACGTGGAGCGGGGCATGGTGCTGGCCAAGCCGAAGAGCATTACGCCGCACACGAAGTTCAAGGCCGAGATCTATGTCTTGACGAAGGAAGAGGGCGGGCGCCATACGCCGTTCTTCAACGGCTACCGGCCGCAGTTTTACTTCCGGACGACCGACGTGACGGGGATCGTGACGTTGGCGGCGGGGGTGGAGATGGTGATGCCGGGGGATAACGTCACGGTGACGGGCGAGTTGATCAGCCCGATTGCGATGGATCAGGGGTTGCGGTTTGCCGTGCGCGAAGGCGGCAAGACTGTCGGC
- a CDS encoding AAA family ATPase, translating to MDRDTKPYILKRTPDQDMVRKFSLDYAKELNPQQYAAVTAADGPALVIAGAGSGKTRTLVHRVAYLIDSGIDPSHILLLTFTRKSAEEMLERVGALIGSRSQRVCGGTFHSVANMLLRRHGRVLGIEPSFTIMDRGDAEDLIALLRAQLGLNEKDKRFPRKGTIAEIYSKCENTLRGLDEVVLDEFSHFADHLDALGKLQRAYQLAKRQRQLLDYDDLLVLLRDLLTKDEPTRQAISRQFRYILVDEYQDTNRLQAELIRKLAATHDNVMVVGDDSQSIYAFRGATFRNIMEFPSWFPGATIYKLEENYRSTQPILSLANEIIQEAPEKYTKHLFTRKLDGPLPALVEAAGENAQSRFVAQKILELREEGVPLNEIAVLFRSSFHSFDLEIELSRCGLPFVKRGGIKFIEAAHVKDLLAHLRVVVNPHDAVSWHRVLMLVEGVGPKKAQDLVAAMVRMNDPYQVLRDSGGRSGKGLKELAVVLENLSKSDDLSPTEQVNRVYEYYVPILKDHHDDYPKRIRDLDHLHTIAESYPGLTEFLADLALAPPDGSAVGVEATGADDEQVVLSTIHSAKGLEWQCVFLLWVVDGKFPSVFSFNTDEELEEERRLLYVAVTRAKRYLFLTYPINVYDRSSGMLLSKPSRFLDHVSSRLFESLALVEEGPGHEWDRDRYV from the coding sequence ATGGATCGAGACACCAAGCCCTACATACTTAAACGGACTCCGGATCAGGACATGGTCCGGAAGTTTTCGTTGGATTATGCCAAGGAGCTCAATCCGCAGCAGTACGCGGCGGTCACGGCAGCGGATGGCCCCGCGCTTGTGATTGCCGGTGCGGGCAGCGGCAAGACGCGGACCCTCGTGCATCGGGTCGCGTATCTGATTGATTCCGGTATCGATCCCTCGCACATTCTGCTGCTGACCTTCACCCGCAAGTCTGCGGAAGAAATGCTTGAGCGGGTGGGAGCGTTGATCGGCTCTCGCAGCCAGCGGGTATGCGGTGGCACGTTTCATTCGGTGGCGAACATGCTCTTGCGGCGCCACGGCCGCGTGCTCGGAATCGAGCCGAGTTTCACCATTATGGATCGTGGGGACGCCGAGGATCTCATTGCCCTCTTGCGCGCTCAGCTGGGACTGAATGAGAAAGATAAGCGATTCCCTCGCAAAGGCACGATTGCGGAGATTTACAGCAAGTGTGAGAACACCTTGCGAGGGCTCGACGAAGTTGTGCTCGATGAATTTTCGCACTTTGCCGATCATCTCGACGCGCTGGGTAAACTCCAACGCGCCTATCAGCTGGCAAAACGGCAGCGCCAACTGCTCGACTACGATGACTTGCTCGTCTTGTTGCGAGACCTGTTGACGAAGGATGAGCCGACACGGCAGGCGATTTCACGGCAATTCCGCTACATCCTGGTGGATGAGTATCAGGATACGAACCGGCTGCAGGCGGAACTCATCCGGAAACTGGCTGCGACTCACGACAATGTCATGGTCGTAGGGGACGATTCGCAATCGATCTATGCCTTTCGCGGCGCGACCTTCCGCAACATCATGGAGTTCCCTTCTTGGTTTCCCGGCGCGACCATCTATAAGCTGGAAGAAAATTACCGCAGCACACAGCCGATCCTCAGCCTGGCCAACGAGATCATTCAGGAAGCGCCCGAGAAATATACGAAACATCTGTTCACGCGCAAGCTGGACGGGCCGCTACCGGCGCTGGTGGAGGCGGCCGGGGAGAACGCGCAATCGCGATTCGTGGCGCAAAAAATTCTGGAGTTGCGGGAGGAAGGCGTCCCGCTGAATGAGATCGCGGTGCTGTTTCGCTCTAGCTTTCACTCCTTCGATTTGGAAATCGAGTTGTCGCGCTGCGGATTGCCGTTTGTGAAGCGTGGCGGCATCAAATTCATCGAGGCGGCGCATGTGAAGGATTTGTTGGCTCATTTACGGGTGGTGGTCAATCCGCACGATGCGGTGAGCTGGCACCGCGTGCTTATGCTGGTCGAAGGGGTTGGGCCCAAAAAAGCACAGGACCTCGTGGCTGCTATGGTGCGGATGAACGATCCGTATCAGGTCTTGCGAGACAGTGGCGGACGGTCGGGAAAAGGGCTGAAAGAGCTGGCGGTGGTGCTGGAGAATCTCTCGAAGAGCGACGATTTGAGCCCAACCGAACAGGTGAACCGCGTGTACGAGTATTACGTGCCGATTCTCAAAGACCACCATGACGACTATCCCAAGCGGATTCGAGATCTCGATCATTTGCATACGATCGCCGAAAGTTACCCGGGCTTAACCGAATTCCTGGCTGACTTGGCCCTGGCTCCGCCGGATGGCAGTGCGGTGGGCGTGGAAGCGACGGGGGCGGACGACGAGCAAGTGGTGCTATCCACGATTCATTCCGCCAAAGGGCTGGAGTGGCAATGCGTGTTCCTGTTGTGGGTGGTGGACGGGAAGTTTCCCTCGGTGTTTTCGTTCAACACAGACGAGGAGCTGGAAGAGGAACGGCGATTGCTGTACGTCGCCGTGACGAGGGCGAAGCGCTATCTCTTCTTGACCTATCCGATCAATGTCTACGACAGGAGTTCGGGCATGTTGTTGTCAAAACCTTCTCGGTTTCTTGATCATGTGTCCTCTCGCTTGTTCGAATCGCTGGCGTTGGTCGAGGAAGGTCCTGGGCATGAGTGGGACCGTGATCGGTACGTTTAG
- the glgP gene encoding alpha-glucan family phosphorylase yields MQAPDHIQPPQDMVPQSLHRLGELARNLWWSWNQPARQLFESIDPTLWFLTHHNPVQLLAGVKPERFATLAGDPTFVRQYSAVLHSFDEYMSSKNTWAATEFPALQNSPIAYFSAEFGLHISIPIYSGGLGILAGDHCKEASDLGIPLVGLGFMYPQGYFKQRINPEGWQEATYVPFNRYDSPIHQALTPAGAPCTIKVEIGHRQVTVLVWQVRNGRMSLYLIDTDVPENTPEDRALSARLYGGDQETRLCQEFLLGIGGVRILRALGITPAVWHCNEGHSAFLTVERIREFVTKGHSHAEASDLVRQSTVFTTHTPVPAGHDIFPFHLMDRYFHNYWGQLGLSREEFLRLGETPESAGHGFNMTALAMRLAAHVNGVSREHGRVSRQMWQHLWPGLAQDLVPIRSLTNGIHAPTWISPESNSLYAKYLSPDWAERIDDPTIWQRVADLPDDALWAVRQTTRRKLMRFIRERARDGWIRGHLQPMQAIARGTLLDPEALTIGFARRFATYKRATLLFRDLERLKQLLHNRWRPVQIVFAGKAHPADEPGRYFIHEVLNFCNDHKLGGHIAFLEDYDMHMAKYLVQGVDVWLNTPRAPLEASGTSGQKAALNGVINLSVLDGWWQEGYNGANGWGIQPLPEGSDTQAQDAHDAEQLFRLLEQEVVPLFYQRDLDGIPRGWLHIVKESIKTVAPRFCTKRMVKEYMRQLYAPATAHAPNKW; encoded by the coding sequence GTGCAAGCACCCGACCACATACAGCCCCCTCAGGACATGGTTCCGCAAAGCCTGCATCGACTTGGCGAGTTAGCCCGCAACTTATGGTGGAGCTGGAACCAACCGGCACGGCAACTCTTCGAGTCCATCGATCCGACACTGTGGTTCCTTACTCACCACAATCCCGTCCAACTGCTCGCCGGAGTGAAACCGGAACGATTCGCGACACTGGCCGGTGATCCGACGTTCGTGCGGCAATACTCCGCTGTTCTGCACAGCTTTGATGAATATATGAGCAGCAAGAACACGTGGGCAGCCACGGAATTCCCGGCGCTCCAGAATTCCCCGATTGCCTACTTTTCTGCGGAGTTCGGACTCCACATTTCGATTCCGATTTATAGCGGAGGCCTCGGCATCCTGGCCGGAGATCATTGCAAGGAGGCCAGCGACTTAGGCATTCCTCTCGTAGGTCTCGGCTTCATGTATCCGCAAGGCTACTTCAAACAGCGGATCAACCCCGAGGGATGGCAGGAAGCGACCTATGTGCCGTTCAATCGGTACGATTCGCCGATTCACCAGGCGCTGACTCCGGCCGGCGCTCCCTGCACCATCAAAGTAGAAATCGGCCATCGTCAGGTCACGGTGCTGGTGTGGCAGGTCCGTAACGGACGGATGTCGCTCTACCTGATCGATACGGATGTACCCGAAAACACCCCCGAAGATCGGGCCCTTTCGGCGAGGCTCTACGGTGGTGATCAGGAAACCAGACTCTGCCAGGAGTTTCTTCTTGGCATCGGCGGCGTACGAATCCTGCGCGCCCTGGGCATCACTCCCGCCGTCTGGCACTGCAATGAAGGCCACTCTGCCTTCCTGACGGTGGAACGGATCCGGGAGTTCGTTACCAAAGGACACAGCCATGCGGAAGCGAGCGACCTGGTCCGACAAAGCACCGTGTTCACCACGCATACGCCGGTCCCCGCCGGACACGATATCTTTCCTTTTCACCTGATGGACCGCTATTTCCATAATTATTGGGGCCAGCTCGGACTATCCCGGGAGGAATTTTTGCGGCTTGGCGAAACGCCGGAAAGCGCAGGCCACGGCTTTAACATGACCGCTCTTGCCATGCGGCTCGCGGCTCACGTGAACGGCGTGAGCCGCGAGCACGGGCGCGTCTCCCGCCAAATGTGGCAACACTTGTGGCCAGGTCTGGCGCAAGACCTTGTTCCCATCCGGAGCCTCACCAACGGCATTCACGCGCCGACATGGATCTCTCCGGAGTCGAATTCGCTCTATGCCAAATACCTCAGCCCCGACTGGGCGGAGCGAATCGACGACCCCACCATCTGGCAACGGGTCGCAGATTTGCCCGATGACGCGCTATGGGCCGTCCGGCAAACCACCAGACGCAAGCTCATGCGATTCATTCGCGAGCGCGCGCGGGATGGGTGGATTCGCGGACATCTTCAACCCATGCAAGCCATCGCGAGGGGCACACTCCTGGACCCGGAGGCTCTCACCATTGGTTTTGCCCGGCGGTTTGCCACGTATAAGCGGGCGACCCTCTTGTTCCGCGATCTCGAACGCCTCAAACAATTGCTCCATAACCGGTGGCGGCCCGTCCAAATCGTCTTTGCGGGCAAAGCCCATCCAGCCGACGAACCAGGCCGGTACTTTATCCACGAAGTCCTGAACTTCTGTAACGATCACAAACTCGGCGGGCATATTGCCTTCCTCGAAGACTATGACATGCACATGGCCAAGTATTTGGTCCAAGGCGTCGATGTCTGGCTCAACACGCCTCGCGCACCGCTTGAAGCGAGCGGCACCAGCGGTCAAAAAGCTGCCTTGAATGGTGTGATTAACCTCAGCGTTTTGGACGGGTGGTGGCAAGAAGGCTATAACGGCGCCAATGGATGGGGCATTCAACCTCTCCCAGAGGGGTCCGACACTCAGGCACAAGACGCGCATGATGCCGAACAACTCTTCCGCCTCTTAGAGCAGGAAGTAGTGCCATTGTTCTATCAACGCGATCTCGACGGCATTCCGCGCGGATGGCTTCATATTGTCAAAGAGAGCATTAAAACGGTTGCCCCCCGTTTCTGCACCAAACGGATGGTCAAAGAATACATGAGACAGTTGTATGCACCGGCCACCGCGCACGCACCAAACAAATGGTAG
- a CDS encoding septal ring lytic transglycosylase RlpA family protein, giving the protein MVRNSWNRSRCKTGYAVVPLVSCLLLSACSALPKGELSLDLGIKDRGVASWYGKEFHGKLAANGEVFDMTAYTAAHRKLPLGSLVRVVNLTNGKSVQVRINDRGPYVTGRMLDLSQAAARELGMLEAGTSAVQIEVIGNHRPVTPMPSSMVPSVAGMLLNTDTRLVTRHRPQEEGVAIPAVPLRMMPQEALYVRRERRIGSMLAADHSAHNTVPVLIVS; this is encoded by the coding sequence ATGGTTAGGAATTCCTGGAACCGTTCTCGTTGCAAGACGGGATATGCTGTTGTTCCCTTGGTGTCCTGCCTCCTCCTCAGTGCCTGTTCCGCCCTTCCGAAAGGTGAACTCTCCCTGGATCTCGGTATCAAGGATCGAGGCGTCGCTTCGTGGTACGGAAAGGAGTTTCATGGGAAACTCGCAGCGAATGGGGAAGTCTTCGACATGACCGCCTATACTGCTGCTCATCGCAAATTGCCGCTTGGCAGTCTCGTGAGGGTGGTCAACCTGACCAATGGAAAATCCGTCCAGGTCCGGATTAATGATCGCGGCCCCTATGTCACAGGCCGAATGTTGGATCTTTCGCAGGCTGCGGCCCGAGAACTGGGCATGCTTGAAGCTGGTACCAGCGCTGTGCAGATAGAGGTCATTGGCAATCATCGTCCAGTGACACCGATGCCCTCCTCAATGGTCCCATCTGTAGCAGGTATGCTGTTGAATACGGACACCAGACTCGTGACGCGGCATAGGCCGCAGGAAGAAGGCGTAGCAATCCCTGCCGTGCCTCTTCGAATGATGCCCCAAGAAGCCTTGTATGTCCGCCGTGAACGGCGGATTGGCAGTATGTTAGCCGCTGATCATTCGGCTCATAATACCGTCCCCGTGCTCATCGTCTCCTAA
- a CDS encoding ATP-binding cassette domain-containing protein has product MIEVCNITKRYGHLTAIDRVTFRVEKGEVLAFLGPNGAGKTTTMRILTSFIPATEGTAHVAGFNCAEQPEEVKKRIGYLPETPPVYQELTVAEYLAFVGRLRGLSGTSLTQALDRVMERLSLGTVRKRLIANLSRGYRQRVGLAQALIHDPPVLILDEPTVGLDPKQIIEIRELIKSLAGSHSVILSTHILPEATAVCQRVVIINGGRIVAEDTPDQLAARLRKSEKISVTLKAPPANVLERLREVSGVEHVLTTSDPHTVLIECALGKDIREDLARFAVGQHWGLLEMKPVSLTLEDVFLRLTQQEDELPKPNETPVSERH; this is encoded by the coding sequence ATGATCGAAGTTTGCAACATCACCAAACGCTACGGCCACCTCACCGCGATTGATCGCGTCACCTTTCGTGTCGAGAAAGGAGAGGTCCTTGCATTCCTCGGCCCCAATGGCGCCGGGAAAACCACGACCATGCGCATCCTCACCTCCTTTATTCCCGCGACGGAAGGGACAGCGCACGTGGCCGGGTTCAATTGCGCGGAACAACCTGAAGAGGTGAAGAAGCGAATCGGATATTTGCCGGAAACCCCGCCGGTCTATCAAGAACTCACGGTGGCCGAGTATTTGGCTTTTGTCGGACGACTTCGCGGGTTGAGTGGAACAAGTCTGACCCAGGCGTTGGATCGGGTCATGGAACGCCTTTCTTTGGGGACTGTCCGGAAGCGACTTATTGCCAACCTGTCACGCGGCTATCGACAACGGGTGGGCCTGGCTCAAGCGCTGATTCATGATCCACCCGTCCTCATCCTCGACGAACCCACGGTGGGTCTTGATCCCAAGCAAATAATCGAGATCCGGGAATTAATTAAGAGCCTGGCCGGGTCGCATTCTGTCATTCTCAGCACACATATTCTTCCGGAAGCCACTGCAGTCTGTCAGCGCGTCGTGATCATCAACGGGGGGCGGATCGTCGCCGAAGATACCCCGGACCAACTAGCGGCCCGCCTCCGGAAATCGGAAAAGATCAGCGTCACCCTGAAAGCTCCGCCGGCCAATGTTTTGGAACGGCTTCGCGAGGTCTCTGGGGTAGAACACGTCCTGACGACTTCCGACCCACATACAGTGCTGATCGAATGCGCGCTGGGGAAAGACATCCGGGAGGACCTGGCGCGTTTCGCAGTTGGACAACACTGGGGACTGCTGGAAATGAAACCCGTCTCCCTGACGCTTGAAGATGTCTTCCTGCGACTCACTCAGCAGGAAGACGAATTGCCGAAGCCGAACGAAACCCCCGTGAGCGAGCGACACTAG
- a CDS encoding ABC transporter permease subunit, translating into MPPVQAIIAKELRSYFVSPIVYVVGGVFLLTFGFLAYLYIVFTGAQAIQLMQMQGGTAQINLNDLVFRNLFASMRFVLLLILPILTMRLLAEERKLRTFEFLMTAPIRVSEIIVGKFISVYLVFIGMLLLTTLVPLTLALFSDFDWYPVLTGYLGLTLLGGFFLAVGLFASAITENQIVAAFTSFGLLLMCWLLAGLGSLLGDTPAGQVVSYLSFMEHYDHLVRGLVDTKDLTYYVSGTVLMLFLAHRIVDASRWK; encoded by the coding sequence ATGCCACCCGTCCAAGCGATTATCGCAAAAGAGTTGCGGTCCTATTTCGTCTCGCCAATTGTGTATGTCGTGGGCGGGGTCTTTCTCCTGACCTTCGGGTTTCTCGCTTATCTGTATATTGTGTTTACCGGAGCTCAAGCCATCCAGCTGATGCAAATGCAAGGCGGCACCGCGCAGATCAACTTGAACGATCTGGTATTCCGCAACCTCTTCGCCAGCATGCGGTTCGTGCTGCTGTTGATCCTTCCCATCCTCACGATGCGGCTGCTAGCCGAAGAGCGCAAGCTTCGGACCTTTGAGTTTCTGATGACCGCCCCGATACGGGTCAGCGAAATTATTGTCGGAAAATTCATCAGCGTCTACCTTGTGTTTATAGGAATGCTGCTGTTGACGACGTTGGTTCCACTTACGCTGGCCCTCTTCAGCGATTTCGACTGGTACCCCGTGCTCACCGGGTACCTGGGATTGACCCTCCTTGGCGGGTTTTTTCTGGCCGTCGGCCTTTTTGCCTCCGCGATCACCGAAAATCAAATCGTGGCCGCATTCACCAGCTTCGGCCTGCTCCTGATGTGCTGGCTGCTCGCCGGGCTCGGCTCGCTTCTGGGTGACACACCGGCGGGACAAGTGGTCTCCTACCTCTCGTTCATGGAACACTACGATCACCTGGTGCGAGGCCTGGTCGATACGAAAGACCTGACCTATTATGTCAGCGGAACCGTACTGATGTTGTTCCTCGCCCACCGCATTGTGGATGCCTCACGATGGAAATGA